Genomic DNA from Candidatus Baltobacteraceae bacterium:
CTTCGCGCATCGATCGGCAAATACGCCGAGCCGCCGAACGCCGCGTTCGAACAGTACAGCTCGCTGCAAGAGAACCTTCCGGGCGTTCTTGCCGCGTTCGTACCGTTCGGCTTTAACACGCCGGGCCACACGGTTCGTCCCGCAACCTCGATCAACGCGGACTTCTCGCTCGAGCACCACATCAAGAACACGGACTGGTCCTTCAAACTCTCCCCGTTCCTACGCAAGACGAAGGATCAAATCCAACAGTTCTTCCTGGATCAGCAGAGCGGATTCGTCTCCGGCCTCAACGTCGGCCGTCAGACGAGCGAAGGTCTCGAGTTCCAATTGAACAAGGGCGACTTCTCGCGTAACGGTCTCTCCGGTCAGCTGGCGTTCACGTACACGCACAGCGTCATCAGCTACGACAAGCTGGCGAACGGAAACACCGTGCTCGCGGGCATCAACTCCGACATCGACTCGTTCAATAAACTGACCCAGGCCGGCGGCGGCGCGGCGTGCTACGATTCCACCGGTGCGGCTGCTCCTTGCAGCGCGGCAACGATCGCGAATCCGTACTATGGCGCGACTCCTCAAGGCCACATCAGCGCTGACAACGTTCCGACCTACGACCTGCTGCCGGGCCCGATTGGCGCTTCGGCTGCATCGTACGGCGTACCGTACTTCGCAGCGTTGATCCTCAACTACAAACACGACAAGTTCGCGATCACCCCGACCGTCCAATTCCAGGGCGGCGGTCGTTACGGATCGCCCGAGTCGAACTACGGTATCGACCCGACCGCAGGCTGCAAGCCGCTTGCGGGAACTGTCTCCACCTCAGATCCGCGCTACATCTACGGCGGCCAGCCTGGCGCAGCCGGTTACGATGCAACGTCCTGCGCGGGCGTGCTTCCGGTTCCGAACACGTTCACGAAACAGTTCGATAACCTGGGCGCGTTCGTTCAGCCGTCGCAAATCGTAGCGAACGTCCAAGTGAGCTATGAGGCTTCGCCGAAGATCACCCTGATCGGGACCTTCGCGAACGTCGTCAACAGCTGCTTCGGCGGTTCGAAGACCGCGTGGACCTCGAACGACCACAACGTCTGCTCCTACAACATCGTAGGCGCCGGCGCAATTCCCCCGGTCGGGAACGTCTACAATCCGGGTACGCCGATTTCACAGTTTGTGAAGTATCCGTATCTAGCGAACCTCGGCAGCGTCAACGTTGACGGCAGCTCCACGAAGACGCCGTTCAACTTCTTCCTCGAAGCGAAGATCAAGCTCTAAGCTTCGATCCACCCTCGCGAAGAATGAAAGGCCTCTGCAAACGCAGAGGCCTTTTCATTTGCAGCGGTGTAGGACGCTCGCCGATGCAGTATGGATACTTTTGCGAGGATTGTGAAGTCTCGGTCTGGCCGAGCACCACGCGCTCGGAACTCAAGTGGCTGCGCGATCGCACGCACATCGTAACCGAGGTCTCAAAGCACACCGCCACCGGCCTCGACACCTGGATCGTCGAAGGCCTAGACTTCCTCGACACCCACCACGGCCACAGCGTCATGCTCGTCAGCAAGAAGTAACCTTTGTCATGCTGAGCCCGTCGAAGCACGAGCATGCTCCGGGCTTGTCATGCTGAGCCCGTCGAAGCACGAGCGTGCGACGGGGCCTGTCATGCTGAGCCTGTCGAAGCACGAGCGTGCCACGGGCCGTCCTTCGATAGGGCGTCGTCCTTCGACAGGCTCAGGATGACAAGGGGCGTCCTTCGACACGCTCAGGATGACAGGGGGCGGGGCTTTGCTTTTGTCAGGCTGCCCTGAGCGAGGTGTTGACGGGTCGAGGGACGACCTCGTCGTGATAGAATCGGCGTGGAGAGGTTGGTATGCGCGAGATCGTTTCGGATCGGACGGAGGTCGAGTACCTCGACGGGCGTCCCTACCCCAAGGTGAGCCCTAAGTGGTCGCACGGCGCGGCGCAGATGGCGATTGCGATGGCGCTCGCGCGCTGTGGTGAAACACTCGGGCATGTCGTCACCGAGGTTCGCTTTAAGCTGGAACCGGGTACGGAATTCGTGCCCGACGTTGCATTCGTTTCGTTCGATCGGTTGCGTGAACTGGGCGACCGCGACGCCGAAGAGCCGCCATTCGCGCCCGATATAGCGGTCGAGGTTCGCTCGCCATCGGCGCGAGGTACCTACGAGGCGCGCAAGGTTCGTGCGTACCTCGCGCATGGTGCGGTCCTCGTGTTGGATGTGGATCCGCAGAAGCGGCAGGTGGTGGCGTATGCGCGCGATGGCGGCGCTCGCACCTATTGCGAGGGTGAATCGTTCGAGCACGAGATCGTACCGTGGCTGCGGTTCGAGGTTGGCGAGGTGTTTGCGAACGTGCGCCGTCCTTCGACAGGCTCCCGTCCTTCGACAAGCTCAGGATGACAAGGGGGTCCTTCGCCGAGCTCTGTCCTTCGACGAGCTCAGGATGACAAGGGGAAGAAAAAAGAACCGGGGGCGGGAGGGTGCGACCCGGTTCTTTTTATCTGGGCGGACGCGCTATGCGTTAGTCCGGGATTTGGAGGTGCTCGCCGGGTTGGAGTGAGGCGGCGCCTAGGTGGTTGACTTCGGAGATGCGGTCGATCGTTTCTTGGACGTCGCCCGAGCCGGTGTGCGCGGCGGCAATCGTCCAGAGCGTGTCGCCCGGGTGCACGGTGACGGTCGTGT
This window encodes:
- a CDS encoding TonB-dependent receptor, encoding LRASIGKYAEPPNAAFEQYSSLQENLPGVLAAFVPFGFNTPGHTVRPATSINADFSLEHHIKNTDWSFKLSPFLRKTKDQIQQFFLDQQSGFVSGLNVGRQTSEGLEFQLNKGDFSRNGLSGQLAFTYTHSVISYDKLANGNTVLAGINSDIDSFNKLTQAGGGAACYDSTGAAAPCSAATIANPYYGATPQGHISADNVPTYDLLPGPIGASAASYGVPYFAALILNYKHDKFAITPTVQFQGGGRYGSPESNYGIDPTAGCKPLAGTVSTSDPRYIYGGQPGAAGYDATSCAGVLPVPNTFTKQFDNLGAFVQPSQIVANVQVSYEASPKITLIGTFANVVNSCFGGSKTAWTSNDHNVCSYNIVGAGAIPPVGNVYNPGTPISQFVKYPYLANLGSVNVDGSSTKTPFNFFLEAKIKL
- a CDS encoding Uma2 family endonuclease, with protein sequence MREIVSDRTEVEYLDGRPYPKVSPKWSHGAAQMAIAMALARCGETLGHVVTEVRFKLEPGTEFVPDVAFVSFDRLRELGDRDAEEPPFAPDIAVEVRSPSARGTYEARKVRAYLAHGAVLVLDVDPQKRQVVAYARDGGARTYCEGESFEHEIVPWLRFEVGEVFANVRRPSTGSRPSTSSG
- a CDS encoding LysM peptidoglycan-binding domain-containing protein, which produces MGKRKKFTLMPAIALVALSLMVTLPALSGMRLYAAGAQHYTTVTVHPGDTLWTIAAAHTGSGDVQETIDRISEVNHLGAASLQPGEHLQIPD